The following nucleotide sequence is from Roseofilum casamattae BLCC-M143.
CTTTAACTCCGATCTTCTCCCAGATCCAGAGATTTAATTTCCATAGTATAATTTAGTTCGTTCTGGCAGATCGTGATGGGTGGCTTCGCGATCGCGCCAGTCCACAATTGAACAATATTATACTTTACCAGTCGGAACGTTAATCTCCTCAATCGTTTTCTTGCTCGCCGGATAACAACAAGCTAAGATAGTAGATTGGGCTAGCCATCTCCGGCACGCAGCGTTATTTAACCTCATTGAGCAGCAGCAATGAAAAATCAGCAACAACGGTTTGATTATGTCAAAATTGGTATTGCTTCTCCCGATCGCATCCGACAGTGGGGAGAGCGCACCTTACCCAACGGCTCCGTCGTGGGAGAAGTCACCAAACCAGAAACCATCAACTACCGTACCCTGAAACCGGAAATGGACGGCCTCTTCTGCGAGCGCATTTTCGGTCCGGCGAAAGATTGGGAATGCCATTGTGGTAAGTATAAACGAGTACGCCACCGGGGGATTGTTTGCGAGCGTTGCGGCGTAGAAGTGACTGAATCGAGAGTCCGCCGCCATCGCATGGGCCACATCCAACTGGCTGCCCCGGTTGCCCACGTCTGGTATTTGAAAGGCATTCCGAGCTACATGGCTATTTTGCTGGATATGCCTCTGCGGGATGTCGAACAAATTGTTTACTTTAATGCCTACGTCGTCCTCGATCCGGGAAATACTCCAGATGTGAGTAAAACAAATGACGAGATTCCTTCCCTCAGCTACAAGCAATTGCTCAACGAAGACCAGTGGATGGACATCGAAGACCAACTCTATTCGGAAGAGTCAGAATTGATTGGTGTCGAAGTGGGTATTGGTGCCGAGGCGATCGAACGGTTATTAGCCGATTTAGAACTGGAAAGCGAAGCCGAGCGACTGCGCGAAGATATCGTTAATTCTAAAGGACAAAAGCGCGCGAAACTGATTAAGCGTTTGCGCGTAATTGATAACTTCATCGCCACTGGATCGCAACCGTCTTGGATGATTTTGAGTATGCTTCCAGTGATTCCCCCCGACTTGCGCCCGATGGTGCAACTCGACGGCGGACGGTTTGCGACTAGTGACTTAAATGACTTATATCGTCGGGTGATTAACCGGAATAACCGACTGGCGCGCTTGCAAGAAATTCTGGCGCCGGAAATCATTGTCCGCAACGAAAAACGGATGTTGCAAGAAGCGGTTGATGCGCTGATCGACAACGGCCGTCGGGGTCGGACGGTGGTGGGAGCGAATAACCGACCCCTGAAATCATTGTCCGATATTATTGAAGGAAAACAAGGACGGTTCCGGCAAAACTTACTCGGAAAACGAGTGGACTACTCCGGTCGTTCCGTGATTGTCGTCGGTCCGAAACTGCATATTCACCAATGCGGATTGCCGAAAGAAATGGCGATCGAATTGTTCCAACCTTTCGTGATTAATCGCTTGATTCGCCAAGGTTTAGTCAACAATATTAAAGCGGCGAAAAAACTAATTCAACGAGGCGACCCCAGCGTTTGGGATGTCCTCGAAGACGTAATTGAAGGCCACCCCGTCCTGCTCAACCGGGCGCCTACCCTGCACCGATTGGGGATTCAAGCGTTTGAACCCATGCTGGTGGAAGGGCGCGCGATTCAACTGCACCCCTTAGTTTGTCCCGCGTTTAACGCTGACTTTGACGGCGACCAAATGGCGGTTCACGTTCCCTTATCTCTGGAGTCGCAATCTGAGGCGCGCCTGTTAATGCTGGCCTCGAATAACGTCATGTCTCCGGCAACGGGTCGCCCGATTATTACGCCGTCTCAGGATATGGTCTTAGGATGCTATTACTTAACCGCAGAAAATCCTTGGGCAAACCACGATGGCGATCGCTTTTTTGCCTCTCTAGACGATGTTATCCGTGCTTACGATCGCGATCAGGTCGATTTACACGCCTATATTTGGGTGCGCTACGACGGTGAAGTGGAATCTCCCGAAGCAGATAAGGAGGTGGTTTCCCAAGAAACTCTCGAAGATGGTACGGTGAACAAAATCTATAACTATCGTCGCATCCGCGAAACGGCTGATGGGGAAACCCTTTGTCAGTATATTCGTACCACTCCCGGTCGGATTATCTTTAACAAAGCCATTCAAGATGCGATCGCCACAGCCTAGCGATCGTCTTTTCCCTATGCTTTGTAGGGGCGAGCGATCGCTCCTACCCTAACTATCCCATTCACAACTCAGGAGAATATCCCGGTGCTAGACGAACAAGCAAAGAAAACAATGCTGCGCAAAATCCCCCACGGACTCTATATCTGTGGCGTGAAAGAAGGCGACGAAGTGAATGGATTTACTGCCAGTTGGGTAATGCAAGGTTCGTTTAAACCCCCTCTGGTAGTCAATTGCATCAATACCGGTTCCAGGTCTCACGCGATGGTTAAAGCCAGTGGAGTCTTTGCTCTGAGTTTCTTGGAAGCAGGACAAAAAGAGCTAGCACAGAAGTTCTTCAAACCCTTACGTCGGGTAG
It contains:
- a CDS encoding flavin reductase family protein, translated to MLDEQAKKTMLRKIPHGLYICGVKEGDEVNGFTASWVMQGSFKPPLVVNCINTGSRSHAMVKASGVFALSFLEAGQKELAQKFFKPLRRVGNKFEDVEFYLGETGCPIITDTLGYVECNVVGAIEHGDHTVFVGEVIAAGIHREGEPLLLESTGWNYGG
- a CDS encoding DNA-directed RNA polymerase subunit gamma, which produces MKNQQQRFDYVKIGIASPDRIRQWGERTLPNGSVVGEVTKPETINYRTLKPEMDGLFCERIFGPAKDWECHCGKYKRVRHRGIVCERCGVEVTESRVRRHRMGHIQLAAPVAHVWYLKGIPSYMAILLDMPLRDVEQIVYFNAYVVLDPGNTPDVSKTNDEIPSLSYKQLLNEDQWMDIEDQLYSEESELIGVEVGIGAEAIERLLADLELESEAERLREDIVNSKGQKRAKLIKRLRVIDNFIATGSQPSWMILSMLPVIPPDLRPMVQLDGGRFATSDLNDLYRRVINRNNRLARLQEILAPEIIVRNEKRMLQEAVDALIDNGRRGRTVVGANNRPLKSLSDIIEGKQGRFRQNLLGKRVDYSGRSVIVVGPKLHIHQCGLPKEMAIELFQPFVINRLIRQGLVNNIKAAKKLIQRGDPSVWDVLEDVIEGHPVLLNRAPTLHRLGIQAFEPMLVEGRAIQLHPLVCPAFNADFDGDQMAVHVPLSLESQSEARLLMLASNNVMSPATGRPIITPSQDMVLGCYYLTAENPWANHDGDRFFASLDDVIRAYDRDQVDLHAYIWVRYDGEVESPEADKEVVSQETLEDGTVNKIYNYRRIRETADGETLCQYIRTTPGRIIFNKAIQDAIATA